In Silene latifolia isolate original U9 population chromosome 3, ASM4854445v1, whole genome shotgun sequence, a single window of DNA contains:
- the LOC141646534 gene encoding uncharacterized protein LOC141646534, giving the protein MAKPQVQLKLLVDTTTNKVLFAEAGKDFVDFLFHFMSLPVGTVVNLITIPDMVGCLGTLYKSIQSLNSDYFEPNLSKNTVLKSSAQVDVPLLSLTNSQAAAGNRFYHCNSMCRTYSSASDRHQYYVTDDPSVECPKCHNKTSREMVYVTAKESTDVASSSSKSNGFVKGVVTYMVMDNLDVKPMSTISGITLMNQFHVKDIGCLVEKEVQVTLKEGVAILKASMETQAVLTTVFLKKRKI; this is encoded by the exons ATGGCAAAACCTCAAGTACAATTGAAGCTGTTAGTCGACACCACGACTAACAAAGTTTTATTTGCTGAAGCCGGTAAAGACTTCGTGGATTTTCTGTTCCATTTCATGTCTTTGCCGGTTGGTACTGTCGTGAACTTGATTACGATACCAGACATGGTTGGCTGCCTTGGAACCCTCTATAAAAGCATCCAATCCCTTAACTCTGACTACTTTGAACCAAACCTCTCCAAAAATACGGTCCTCAAGTCATCGGCTCAAGTCGATGTTCCTCTGTTGTCGTTGACTAATTCCCAGGCCGCTGCTGGCAATCGCTTTTACCACTGCAATAGTATGTGTCGCACGTACAGTTCAGCCTCAGACCGACACCAGTACTATGTGACTGATGACCCTAGCGTAGAATGTCCGAAGTGTCATAACAAAACGTCACGGGAGATGGTCTATGTGACCGCGAAAGAGTCCACTGATGTGGCAAGTTCAAGCAGCAAAAGTAACGGATTTGTCAAAGGGGTGGTGACGTATATGGTGATGGATAATCTTGATGTCAAGCCCATGTCGACAATATCAGGGATTACTCTCATGAACCAGTTTCATGTCAAGGATATCGGTTGCCTTGTCGAGAAAGAAGTTCAAGTTACTCTCAAAGAG GGTGTAGCTATACTGAAGGCATCTATGGAGACCCAAGCTGTGCTGACGACCGTCTTCCTCAAAAAGCGAAAGATTTAG